One region of Streptomyces leeuwenhoekii genomic DNA includes:
- a CDS encoding methyltransferase domain-containing protein, whose product MQQVQQAEKTDQVRSYERSLARSAESRTRADRPRVFTMEGRAWDLLDGVFAPVHSPSTRLGLEFLGLTADAAPTGTARGSFLEVGCGTGLIAVCAALHGHERVVAADINTAAVRNAELNIARHGVADRVRAVHSDLFSALPAGERFDTVFWSSNYVLAPAGYRYRHDHERAYVDPGYATHRRFLAEVLDRTAPGGRALLHFSSRGDMDLLRRLAGETGTKLVELAATVIVEGDDPVSHYLLRITR is encoded by the coding sequence GTGCAGCAGGTACAGCAGGCAGAAAAGACCGACCAGGTACGCAGCTACGAGCGCTCCCTCGCCAGGAGCGCGGAGTCCCGCACCCGCGCGGACCGCCCCCGGGTCTTCACCATGGAGGGGCGCGCGTGGGACCTGCTGGACGGGGTGTTCGCCCCCGTCCACTCGCCCTCCACCCGGCTCGGGCTGGAGTTTCTCGGCCTGACGGCCGACGCGGCGCCGACCGGGACCGCGCGCGGCAGTTTCCTGGAGGTCGGCTGCGGCACGGGGCTGATCGCCGTCTGCGCCGCGCTCCACGGACACGAGCGGGTGGTCGCCGCCGACATCAACACCGCGGCGGTGCGGAACGCGGAGCTGAACATCGCCCGCCACGGCGTGGCCGACCGGGTGCGCGCCGTGCACAGTGACCTGTTCTCCGCGCTGCCGGCCGGCGAGCGGTTCGACACGGTGTTCTGGAGCTCCAACTACGTCCTCGCCCCGGCCGGGTACCGCTACCGCCACGACCACGAGCGCGCCTATGTGGACCCGGGATACGCTACCCACCGCCGGTTCCTGGCGGAGGTGCTCGACCGGACCGCCCCCGGGGGCCGGGCGCTGCTGCACTTCAGCAGCCGCGGTGACATGGACCTGCTGCGGCGCCTAGCGGGGGAGACCGGCACGAAGCTGGTGGAGCTGGCCGCGACCGTGATCGTGGAGGGCGACGATCCGGTGTCGCACTACCTGCTCCGGATCACCCGCTAG
- a CDS encoding helix-turn-helix domain-containing protein — translation MSEERIRELFDGALGYLRLLAAEAHPSRFDEPVDAARRSGADDRTLAELEQVRRLALEVQANYDRRQERDMRHAALLDVARELIHPHDFGELLRLTCRRARTLCSLDMAYISLYDPATGASTVQAVDGHCSALTPGFTVPPNGGLGNAAASTGAPNWTSDYLKDTTFKHSPQIDSTVRAEGLRALIAVPLHSNGTQLGALYAGHRAVRHFTPDEVAQMGMLGEMAAAALEAMKWVEGVKARAQDAARDARAVERELRAVQRLARAHAALLDQVADGAGPRHLLTAVAELLDGWVLLEDADGNTWGSAGRPPQMPADPAALRAVSLEAHADRWVVACGADHWVAPVFADRTQLGQLVLHRATPLDEEGSRLMYACARVLALVMRRRVGPHDPAAREELLEALLTPGPGSANRARGQARTLGLDLSEPHVVLAARPADGLTDRVRAWARAYAQDRQGLHVCHDDHVVLLLPGDDAVAAGHATTARAATAGCPVTVGADGPVTDPEAVAPAYRRATRALDALATLGASSCVASAEDLGSLTMLLTDERDVDGFVRHTIGPVLDFDAQRSADLVVTLDSYFLSGGSPTRAAEQLFIHPNTVSRRLERVTDLLGTGWQEPARSLEIQLALRLHRIRQSLQSAHPPVSSGTSDAA, via the coding sequence GTGAGTGAGGAACGGATACGGGAACTGTTCGACGGCGCTCTCGGGTACCTGCGGCTGCTGGCCGCCGAAGCGCACCCCTCCCGGTTCGACGAGCCGGTGGACGCCGCCCGCCGGTCGGGGGCCGACGACCGGACGCTGGCCGAGCTCGAGCAGGTCCGCCGGCTCGCCCTGGAAGTCCAGGCCAACTACGACCGGCGGCAGGAGCGGGACATGCGTCACGCCGCGCTGCTGGACGTGGCACGCGAGTTAATCCATCCGCACGACTTCGGCGAACTCCTCCGGCTGACCTGCCGCCGCGCCCGCACGCTGTGCAGTCTCGACATGGCCTACATCAGCCTGTACGACCCGGCCACCGGCGCCAGCACCGTGCAGGCCGTGGACGGCCACTGCTCCGCCCTCACACCCGGCTTCACCGTGCCGCCCAACGGGGGGCTCGGCAACGCCGCCGCCTCGACCGGCGCCCCCAACTGGACCTCGGACTACCTGAAGGACACCACCTTCAAGCACTCCCCGCAGATCGACAGCACCGTACGGGCGGAAGGGCTGCGGGCACTGATCGCCGTCCCCCTGCACAGCAACGGCACCCAGCTCGGCGCGCTCTACGCGGGTCATCGCGCCGTGCGCCACTTCACGCCCGACGAGGTGGCCCAGATGGGCATGCTCGGGGAGATGGCGGCGGCCGCGCTGGAGGCCATGAAGTGGGTGGAGGGCGTCAAGGCCCGCGCCCAGGACGCCGCGCGGGACGCCCGCGCCGTGGAGCGGGAGCTGCGGGCCGTCCAGCGTCTGGCCCGCGCGCACGCGGCGCTGCTCGACCAGGTGGCCGACGGCGCGGGACCGCGGCACCTGCTCACCGCGGTCGCCGAGCTGCTCGACGGGTGGGTGCTGCTGGAGGACGCCGACGGGAACACCTGGGGCAGCGCCGGCCGCCCGCCGCAGATGCCCGCGGACCCGGCCGCGCTGCGCGCGGTGTCGCTGGAGGCGCACGCCGACCGGTGGGTGGTCGCGTGCGGGGCGGACCACTGGGTGGCTCCGGTCTTCGCCGACCGCACCCAGCTCGGGCAGCTCGTGCTGCACCGCGCCACCCCCCTGGACGAGGAGGGGAGCCGGCTGATGTACGCCTGCGCCCGCGTCCTCGCCCTGGTGATGCGGCGCAGGGTCGGCCCGCACGACCCGGCGGCCCGCGAGGAGCTGCTGGAAGCCCTCCTCACTCCCGGCCCCGGGTCGGCGAACCGGGCGCGCGGCCAGGCGCGCACCCTCGGACTCGACCTGAGCGAGCCGCACGTGGTGCTCGCGGCCCGGCCCGCGGACGGGCTGACCGACCGGGTACGGGCCTGGGCCCGGGCGTACGCGCAGGACCGGCAGGGCCTTCACGTGTGCCATGACGACCATGTGGTCCTGCTGCTGCCCGGCGACGACGCGGTGGCGGCGGGACACGCGACCACCGCCCGGGCGGCGACCGCGGGCTGCCCGGTGACGGTGGGCGCCGACGGACCGGTCACCGACCCGGAGGCGGTGGCCCCGGCGTACCGGCGGGCCACGCGGGCCCTGGACGCGCTCGCCACCCTCGGCGCCTCGAGCTGCGTGGCGTCCGCCGAGGACCTCGGCTCGCTGACCATGCTGCTCACCGACGAACGGGACGTCGACGGCTTCGTCCGGCACACCATCGGGCCGGTGCTGGACTTCGACGCCCAGCGCTCGGCCGACCTCGTCGTCACCCTGGACTCCTACTTCCTCTCGGGCGGCAGCCCCACCCGCGCCGCCGAGCAGTTGTTCATCCACCCCAACACCGTCTCCCGGCGGCTGGAGCGGGTGACCGATCTGCTCGGCACGGGCTGGCAGGAGCCGGCCCGGAGCCTGGAGATCCAGCTCGCGCTGCGGCTGCACCGGATCCGCCAGTCCCTCCAGAGCGCGCACCCGCCGGTGTCCTCGGGCACCTCGGACGCGGCCTGA